Proteins encoded together in one Anopheles darlingi chromosome 3, idAnoDarlMG_H_01, whole genome shotgun sequence window:
- the LOC125955891 gene encoding clustered mitochondria protein homolog isoform X1 has product MRLMQETGFTVQILSPGVESLSIQVSSMELVQEIHQLLMDREDTCHRTCFSLQLGNTTLDNFAELKNIEGLKEGSVIKVVEEPYTMREARIHVRHVRDLLKSLDPADAYNGVDCNSLTFLNTITQGDILEKKKLRQDSVDCTPPDFIMPGAQERPLLPLQPGTGKKGSPQPLKVLTTSAWNPPPGPRKLHGDLMYLYVVTMEDKRFHLSACPRGFYVNQSTDDTFDPRPASPSYLSHSLIDLLSQISPTFRRCFPLMQKKRTQRHPFERVATPYQVYTWAAPALEHTIDAIRAEDTFSSKLGYEEHIPGQTRDWNEELQTTRELPRATLPERLLRERAIFKVHSDFVTAATRGAMAVIDGNVMAINPGEESKMQMFIWNNIFFSLGFDVRDHYKELGGDAAAFVAPRNDLHGVRVYSAVDVEGLYTLGTVVIDYRGYRVTAQSIIPGILEREQEQSVVYGSIDFGKTVLTHPKYLELLNSAGKHLKVLPHSVYNDKGEAIELCSSVECKGIIGNDGRHYILDLLRTFPPDVNFLVLSKGEGDDEDETVLGKESQAMGFPIEHRHKLCSLRQELLEAFVENRYLMFMKHAAIQLQQCVKKKQDQSKANATEAKEALKAVESESTVATTTASKELVTAADSDLADEKALKKTESAIKQAAAAAAAAAGSAAGTKTLVESLASSEEMNESKEVVKRVCEAVGSLKEYEFDIRFNPDVYSPGIRHVVDGGAAGPACSLRKQKQLVKDAAEFLVKHQIPSFVHECLDHSSAPMDGVTLTETLHSRGINVRYLGKVADLLAKIKQLEYLHTIAVSELIVRATRHIFTVYMQQTDMLSMASAISHFLNCFLTVSNNGWVATTSAANGIGPGGLDEFGSKTTKKQGGGKQNKRGKSGSGGKAAFQTPANDSSEWQTLTSKALWGQIKQELKSYWGYELTVPSVTTIESIDHLIGHFKLQKVSLLRAFCLKTGVQVLLREYNFELKNRATFSDTDIVNVFPVVKHINPRASDAYNFYTTGQTKIQQGYFQDGYGLISEALNLLNNVYGAIHSENAQCLRMLARLSYIMGDPQEALGIQQRAVLMSERVNGIDHPYTISEYAHLALYCFANSQITTALKLLYRARYLATIVCGENHPDIALMDSNISLILHAVGEYELSLRFLEHALALNIRYHGEKSLKVAVSYHLVARTYSCMGDFRSALTNEKETYAIYKQQFGDEHEKTQESFECLRHLTQQAVVLQKKMVCANGNLRNSGLPPIHIQPPSMGSVLDMLNVINGIIFVQISPKEIANFKSEIEKRQKDAATASATTTTPGPAAVQANQEEVDRMLTETMQKTAAGIPFEEQSDDGAKASTVTVEESVKKVEQVSASS; this is encoded by the exons ATGCGCTTGATGCAAGAGACTGGCTTCACGGTGCAGATCCTTTCGCCGGGTGTGGAATCACTGTCGATTCAGGTGTCGAGCATGGAGCTGGTGCAGGAGATACACCAGCTGCTGATGGATCGCGAGGATACATGCCACCGAACGTGCTTTTCGCTGCAGCTCGGTAACACGACGCTCGATAACTTTGCAGAACTGAAAAACATCGAGGGCCTTAAGGAAGGTTCGGTGATCAAGGTGGTCGAGGAACCGTACACGATGCGTGAAGCTCGCATACACGTGCGCCATGTGCGTGATCTGTTGAAATCGCTTGATCCGGCCGATGCGTACAATGGCGTGGACTGCAATTCGCTTACCTTCCTCAATACGATCACACAGGGAGATAtactggagaagaagaagctacgCCAGGACAGTGTTGACTGTACGCCACCAGATTTCATTATGCCGGGTGCCCAGGAGCGACCGCTGTTACCGTTGCAACCGGGTACGGGCAAAAAGGGATCTCCCCAGCCACTGAAGGTTCTGACGACGTCGGCATGGAATCCACCGCCTGGACCACGCAAACTACATGGCGATCTGATGTATCTGTACGTGGTTACGATGGAGGATAAGCGGTTCCATCTGTCCGCGTGCCCCAGGGGCTTCTACGTCAATCAATCGACGGATGATACGTTCGATCCACGGCCAGCCTCCCCGAGTTACCTCTCACATTCGTTGATCGATTTGCTGTCGCAGATATCGCCCACCTTCCGCCGGTGCTTCCCGTTGATGCAGAAAAAACGCACACAGCGACATCCGTTCGAGCGTGTCGCGACACCCTATCAAGTGTATACGTGGGCTGCACCGGCACTGGAACACACGATCGATGCGATCCGGGCCGAGGATACGTTCTCCTCGAAGCTTGGCTACGAGGAACACATTCCCGGCCAAACGCGCGACTGGAACGAGGAGCTACAGACGACGCGCGAGCTACCGCGAGCGACGCTGCCGGAGCGTCTGCTGCGTGAAAGAGCCATCTTCAAGGTGCATAGTGATTTTGTGACGGCTGCGACTCGTGGTGCGATGGCCGTCATCGATGGCAACGTAATGGCCATCAATCCAGGCGAAGAATCGAAGATGCAGATGTTTATCTGGAATAACATTTTCTTCTCACTCGGGTTTGACGTGCGCGATCACTACAAGGAACTGGGAGGTGATGCAGCGGCCTTTGTCGCTCCGCGTAACGATCTGCACGGAGTGCGCGTGTACAGTGCGGTCGATGTCGAGGGGCTTTACACTCTCGGTACGGTTGTGATCGATTACCGGGGGTATCGCGTGACGGCACAATCCATCATCCCTGGTATACTGGAGCGTGAACAAGAGCAATCGGTGGTGTACGGATCGATAGACTTTGGCAAAACGGTGCTGACACACCCGAAGTACCTGGAGCTGCTAAACAGTGCCGGTAAGCATCTGAAGGTGCTGCCCCACAGTGTGTACAATGATAAGGGCGAGGCAATCGAGCTGTGCTCGTCGGTCGAGTGTAAGGGTATCATCGGTAACGATGGTCGCCACTATATTCTGGATCTGTTGCGTACCTTCCCACCGGATGTGAACTTCCTTGTGCTATCGAAGGGCGAGGgagatgatgaggatgagacGGTGCTGGGCAAGGAAAGCCAAGCGATGGGCTTCCCGATCGAACATCGGCACAAACTGTGCAGCCTGCGGCAGGAGCTATTGGAAGCGTTCGTCGAGAATCGCTATCTGATGTTTATGAAGCACGCGGCCATACAGTTGCAGCAGTGCGTAAAGAAAAAGCAAGACCAAAGCAAGGCCAATGCGACCGAGGCAAAGGAAGCGTTGAAGGCTGTCGAATCGGAGTCGACGGTTgctacgacgacggcatcCAAGGAGCTAGTTACGGCCGCAGACTCGGATTTGGCCGATGAGAAGGCGttgaaaaaaacggaaagcgcAATCAAgcaggcggcagcggcagctgcggcggctgcaggAAGCGCTGCTGGAACGAAGACGCTGGTCGAATCATTGGCCTCGAGTGAGGAGATGAATGAAAGCAAAGAGGTGGTGAAGCGCGTGTGTGAAGCGGTGGGATCGCTGAAGGAGTACGAGTTCGATATTCGCTTCAATCCGGACGTGTACTCCCCGGGCATTCGCCatgtggtggatggtggtgcagcCGGGCCTGCCTGCTCACTACGCAAACAGAAGCAACTTGTGAAGGATGCGGCCGAGTTCCTGGTGAAGCATCAGATACCCAGCTTCGTGCACGAGTGTCTCGATCACTCGTCCGCCCCGATGGATGGTGTCACGCTGACAGAAACGCTGCACAGCCGTGGCATCAACGTTCGCTACCTGGGCAAGGTGGCCGATCTGTTGGCAAAGATCAAGCAGCTCGAGTATCTGCACACGATCGCAGTTTCGGAGCTGATCGTACGTGCCACCCGGCACATCTTCACGGTGTACATGCAGCAGACGGATATGCTGAGTATGGCGTCCGCAATTAGTCATTTTTTGAATTGCTTCCTCACCGTATCGAACAATGGTTGGGTAGCGACGACCAGTGCCGCCAATGGGATTGGCCCGGGCGGATTAGATGAGTTTGGTTCGAAGACAACCAAAAAGCAGGGCGGCGGCAAGCAGAACAAACGGGGAAAGAGTGGCAGTGGAGGTAAGGCGGCGTTCCAGACGCCGGCCAACGATAGCAGCGAGTGGCAGACGCTTACCTCGAAGGCGCTCTGGGGACAGATTAAGCAGGAGCTGAAATCGTACTGGGGCTACGAGCTGACCGTGCCTTCCGTGACGACAATCGAGTCGATCGACCACCTGATCGGGCATTTCAAGCTGCAGAAGGTTAGTCTGCTGCGAGCGTTCTGCCTGAAGACGGGAGTCCAGGTGCTACTGCGGGAATACAACTTTGAGCTTAAGAATCGCGCCACGTTCTCCGACACAGACATCGTGAACGTGTTCCCGGTGGTGAAGCACATCAATCCACGTGCCAGCGATGCGTACAATTTCTACACGACGGGGCAAACGAAGATACAGCAGGGTTACTTCCAGGATGGTTATGGGCTGATTAGTGAAGCGCTGAACCTACTGAATAACGTGTACGGTGCGATCCATTCGGAGAATGCTCAGTGCCTGCGGATGCTGGCTCGGTTAAGCTACATCATGGGCGATCCACAGGAAGCACTTGGCATCCAGCAGCGAGCGGTGCTGATGAGTGAGCGTGTCAATGGAATCGATCATCCTTATACCATCTCGGAATAT GCACATCTTGCATTGTACTGCTTCGCCAATAGCCAAATAACCACGGCGCTTAAACTGCTTTACCGTGCACGCTATCTGGCGACGATTGTGTGTGGAGAGAACCATCCGGACATTGCCCTCATGGAT AGCAATATAAGTTTGATCCTGCATGCCGTCGGCGAGTATGAGTTGTCGCTGCGCTTTTTGGAGCATGCGCTGGCCCTCAATATCCGGTACCACGGTGAAAAATCGCTCAAGGTGGCTGTTAGCTACCATCTGGTAGCACGAACCTATAGCTGTATGGGTGATTTCCGATCGGCACTAACTaacgaaaaggaaacataTGCCATCTACAAGCAACAG TTTGGCGATGAGCATGAAAAGACACAGGAATCGTTCGAGTGTTTGCGCCACCTGACGCAACAAGCGGTCGTActgcagaagaagatggtgtGCGCTAACGGGAACCTGCGTAACAGTGGATTGCCTCCGATTCACATTCAGCCCCCGTCTATGGGCTCGGTGCTCGATATGCTGAATGTGATCAACGGTATCATCTTCGTACAAATTAG CCCCAAAGAGATAGCCAATTTCAAGAGTGAGATTGAGAAGCGCCAAAAGGATGCCGCGACCGcatcagcaacgacgacgactcccgGCCCGGCAGCAGTTCAAGCCAATCAGGAAGAAGTAGATCGTATGCTGACGGAAACGATGCAAAAGACAGCCGCTGGAATACCATTCGAGGAACAGTCCGATGACGGCGCTAAAGCGTCCACTGTGACGGTGGAAGAATCTGTCAAGAAGGTAGAACAAGTGTCGGCATCGAGCTGA